From a region of the Georgenia yuyongxinii genome:
- a CDS encoding phospholipase D-like domain-containing protein yields MPKRQRLGLALLRAQNIHARDVWRAARWYVTATVAVQVAAATAVVAVDRVRKRREPPTGEFPRTAPRTLSVADSEVTTYTYGADLYEDMLAAIHGARTKVQFETFIWKSDEVGHAFKDALLGAARRGVQVFIVFDSWANLVVPPSFKHFPDLPNLHVMRFPLFRPGLLTLNMRKTGRDHRKLLIVDGETSFVGGYNIGSLYATQWRDTHLRVKGTSTWELENAFVDFWNAHRRSRHPEIPDRGAKEWEPRIRAAQNNPTRLSFPVRNLYLEVIDRAKDHIYITQGYFIPDRDILAALIGSARRGVDVKVLIPEVSNHVLADWAARIYYTRLLEAGVQLWLFQDAMVHAKTMTVDGRWTTVGTTNIDRMSMTGNFEVNLEIYDDDLAAHMEEIFSTDLTNSRQLTLEEWRSRGVLSRLGERVLRRLGPLL; encoded by the coding sequence ATGCCGAAACGTCAGCGCCTCGGCCTCGCACTCCTGCGGGCGCAGAACATCCACGCCCGCGACGTCTGGCGCGCCGCCCGCTGGTACGTGACCGCCACGGTCGCCGTCCAGGTCGCCGCGGCGACCGCCGTCGTCGCCGTGGACCGCGTGCGCAAGCGGCGCGAGCCGCCGACCGGGGAGTTCCCCCGCACCGCGCCGCGGACCCTGTCGGTGGCGGACTCCGAGGTCACCACCTACACCTACGGCGCCGACCTCTACGAGGACATGCTCGCCGCGATCCACGGCGCGCGGACCAAGGTGCAGTTCGAGACCTTCATCTGGAAGTCCGACGAGGTGGGACACGCGTTCAAGGACGCGCTCCTCGGCGCGGCCCGGCGCGGTGTGCAGGTGTTCATCGTGTTCGACAGCTGGGCCAACCTCGTGGTCCCGCCGTCCTTCAAGCACTTCCCCGACCTGCCCAACCTTCACGTGATGCGCTTTCCGCTGTTCCGGCCCGGCCTGCTCACGCTGAACATGCGCAAGACGGGCCGGGACCACCGCAAGCTGCTGATCGTCGACGGCGAGACCAGCTTCGTGGGCGGTTACAACATCGGCTCGCTCTACGCCACGCAGTGGCGCGACACGCACCTGCGGGTCAAGGGCACGAGCACGTGGGAGCTGGAGAACGCGTTCGTCGACTTCTGGAACGCCCACCGCAGGTCGCGCCACCCCGAGATCCCCGACCGTGGTGCGAAGGAGTGGGAACCGCGCATCCGAGCGGCGCAGAACAACCCCACCCGCTTGAGCTTCCCGGTGCGCAACCTCTATCTCGAGGTGATCGACCGCGCCAAGGACCACATCTACATCACCCAGGGCTACTTCATCCCCGACCGCGACATCCTCGCCGCGCTCATCGGCTCCGCCCGCCGGGGCGTGGACGTCAAGGTGCTCATCCCGGAGGTGTCCAACCACGTCCTGGCCGACTGGGCGGCACGGATCTACTACACCCGTCTGCTCGAGGCCGGCGTCCAGCTCTGGCTTTTTCAGGACGCCATGGTCCACGCCAAGACCATGACCGTGGACGGGCGGTGGACGACCGTGGGCACCACGAACATCGACCGCATGTCCATGACGGGCAACTTCGAGGTCAACCTGGAGATCTACGACGACGACCTGGCCGCCCACATGGAGGAGATCTTCAGCACCGACCTGACCAACTCCCGCCAGCTCACGCTCGAGGAGTGGAGGTCGCGAGGCGTGCTGAGCCGGCTGGGTGAGCGGGTGCTGCGGCGCCTTGGCCCGCTGCTGTGA
- a CDS encoding GNAT family N-acetyltransferase: protein MTLVSPTTSLGVTPVRTAELARVGELCVAAYRAAGMAEEDDGYALQLRDVAARAADAVVLVARAGREVLGTVTLAAAGTVYADLARGDELEVRMLAVDPAVQRRGVAEVLLRGAAEWAAEQGYPALVLSVLSHDGPGTPHRLYERIGYRRDPARDYVGSWDPAATMWFYELAL, encoded by the coding sequence ATGACCCTCGTGTCTCCCACCACGAGTCTCGGCGTCACCCCGGTCCGCACCGCAGAGCTCGCCCGCGTCGGCGAGCTCTGCGTGGCCGCGTACCGCGCCGCCGGCATGGCGGAGGAGGACGACGGGTACGCCCTGCAGCTGCGCGACGTCGCTGCCCGGGCCGCGGACGCCGTCGTCCTGGTGGCACGCGCCGGACGGGAGGTGCTGGGCACCGTGACGCTCGCGGCGGCCGGCACCGTGTACGCCGATCTTGCCCGCGGCGACGAGCTGGAGGTGCGCATGCTCGCCGTCGACCCGGCTGTGCAGCGCCGCGGGGTGGCCGAGGTGCTGCTCCGCGGCGCCGCGGAGTGGGCCGCGGAGCAGGGCTATCCCGCCCTGGTGCTCTCGGTGCTGTCCCACGACGGGCCGGGCACCCCGCACCGCCTCTACGAGCGGATCGGCTACCGGCGCGACCCCGCCCGCGACTACGTGGGCTCGTGGGACCCCGCGGCGACCATGTGGTTCTACGAGCTGGCGCTGTGA
- a CDS encoding SPFH domain-containing protein: MELVLGSIPVIVGLAIAALVLVITIRRSIRTVDLNEALVIVGRSEGRNGPTGSLDALPTDGGAGEGRGPRIVIGGRAFVKPFFESVTKISLEQRQLSLTVEGVDKNFIAVGVKASVLFKVRGDADGVRRAAQRFTSQQAKLEQPLQQALEGALRPVLGSMTVEEIISDREALQRQVFESIRPDLHQQGFHIDLVNLSDISTPGSDYLGNLGRAQAARARQVAEVQEAEARLASETAQLAAQEKIAERQRDLALKQATIKAETDKANAEAEAAGQLARAEQERVVAAQQREALLEQARVTEQQLDIDVRKPADASAYAAAKEAEGERDARKAEAQAEAFQRTTLAEANLAAQRNEADAIKALGEARAAAAQAEGLAAAAATEAQAKALAEQGQAVIVQQLVGVLPEIMRAAAEPVGKIDQLTVVGTDGAGAVSKIAGQVLGEGSATIQALTGLNLGALLGTFTGARTPGNGARTAADGARSSDDGAAPAEAATLQN; encoded by the coding sequence GTGGAGCTCGTCCTCGGCAGCATCCCCGTGATCGTGGGACTCGCGATCGCCGCCCTCGTCCTGGTCATCACGATCCGCCGGTCGATCCGCACGGTGGACCTCAACGAGGCCCTCGTCATCGTGGGCCGCAGCGAGGGCCGGAACGGCCCGACCGGCAGCCTCGACGCGCTGCCCACGGACGGTGGCGCCGGCGAGGGCCGGGGCCCGCGGATCGTCATCGGTGGCCGCGCGTTCGTCAAGCCGTTCTTCGAGTCCGTCACCAAGATCTCGCTGGAGCAGCGCCAGCTCTCCCTGACCGTGGAGGGCGTGGACAAGAACTTCATCGCGGTCGGGGTCAAGGCGTCGGTCCTGTTCAAGGTCCGCGGCGACGCCGACGGCGTCCGCCGGGCCGCCCAGCGGTTCACCAGCCAGCAGGCCAAGCTCGAGCAGCCGCTCCAGCAAGCCCTCGAGGGCGCGCTGCGTCCGGTCCTGGGCTCGATGACGGTCGAAGAGATCATCTCCGACCGTGAGGCCCTGCAGCGGCAGGTCTTCGAGTCCATCCGGCCGGACCTGCACCAGCAGGGCTTCCACATCGACCTGGTGAACCTCTCCGACATCTCCACCCCGGGATCGGACTACCTCGGGAACCTCGGGCGTGCGCAGGCCGCCCGCGCGCGCCAGGTCGCCGAGGTGCAGGAGGCCGAGGCACGGCTCGCCTCAGAGACCGCGCAGCTGGCGGCGCAGGAGAAGATCGCCGAGCGGCAGCGCGACCTCGCGCTCAAGCAGGCCACGATCAAGGCGGAGACCGACAAGGCCAACGCCGAGGCCGAGGCGGCCGGGCAGCTCGCCCGCGCCGAGCAGGAGCGGGTGGTCGCCGCCCAGCAGCGTGAGGCGCTGCTGGAGCAGGCCCGGGTGACCGAGCAGCAGCTCGACATCGACGTGCGCAAGCCGGCCGACGCCTCCGCCTACGCCGCGGCCAAGGAGGCCGAGGGTGAGCGCGACGCGCGGAAGGCCGAGGCCCAGGCCGAGGCGTTCCAGCGCACGACGCTGGCCGAGGCGAACCTCGCCGCCCAGCGCAACGAGGCCGACGCCATCAAGGCGCTCGGTGAGGCCCGCGCGGCCGCCGCCCAGGCCGAGGGCCTCGCCGCCGCCGCTGCGACCGAGGCGCAGGCGAAGGCGCTGGCCGAGCAGGGCCAGGCAGTCATCGTCCAGCAGCTCGTCGGCGTGCTGCCGGAGATCATGCGGGCCGCCGCCGAGCCCGTCGGCAAGATCGACCAGCTGACGGTGGTCGGCACCGACGGCGCCGGAGCGGTGTCGAAGATCGCCGGCCAGGTGCTCGGCGAGGGCTCCGCCACGATCCAGGCGCTCACCGGCCTGAACCTGGGGGCCCTGCTCGGGACGTTCACCGGCGCCCGCACCCCCGGAAACGGTGCCCGGACCGCCGCTGACGGCGCCCGGAGCTCCGACGACGGCGCCGCCCCCGCGGAGGCGGCGACACTGCAGAACTGA
- a CDS encoding type II toxin-antitoxin system Phd/YefM family antitoxin, which translates to MPITASEARKNLFPLIEEVNDDRSVVEITSKRGNAVLMAADDYAAWQETAYLFRSPANARRLLDAMEAVDRGEGAEHDLDRE; encoded by the coding sequence ATGCCCATCACCGCCAGCGAGGCCCGCAAGAACCTTTTCCCCTTGATCGAGGAGGTCAACGACGACCGCTCAGTCGTCGAGATTACCTCCAAACGCGGCAATGCCGTCCTGATGGCTGCGGACGACTACGCGGCATGGCAGGAGACCGCCTACCTCTTCCGCTCCCCTGCCAACGCCCGGCGCCTGCTCGATGCCATGGAGGCGGTCGACCGCGGTGAGGGCGCCGAGCACGACCTCGACCGCGAGTGA
- a CDS encoding Txe/YoeB family addiction module toxin: MRIVFAPQAWEDYTYWQRVDRSLVKRINRLIDDIARDPHEGIGKPEPLKYGLANAWSRRITDEHRLVYVVRDDDHLLLQARYHYAR; encoded by the coding sequence GTGAGGATCGTCTTCGCCCCGCAGGCATGGGAGGACTACACCTACTGGCAGCGAGTCGACCGCTCCCTCGTCAAGCGGATCAACCGATTGATCGACGACATTGCCCGGGATCCCCACGAGGGCATCGGCAAACCTGAGCCGCTCAAGTACGGTCTCGCCAACGCCTGGTCCAGGCGCATCACCGACGAGCACCGCCTGGTCTACGTCGTCCGCGACGACGACCACCTTCTCCTTCAAGCGCGCTACCACTACGCCCGGTAG
- a CDS encoding xanthine dehydrogenase small subunit, whose translation MERIQVTVNGRPRVAASVSPHTRLLDWLRREGLTGAKEGCAEGECGACAVLVARPDGPGRTRWTALNACLPPVLAFDGQEIITAEGLGTAPGTGTRENLHPVQREMADRGGSQCGYCTPGFVCAMAAEYYRPDRSPADDGTDGTEGTYAHPSTGTAVTGIEHAADHERGPNGFDLHALSGNLCRCTGYRPIRDAAYALGSPDPTDPLAQRHQRGAPPVQHTVVAADGAQFVRPATLAELLRRLAEEPTARLVAGATDLGVEVNIGHARPALVLAVDRLEELRTLDVGADRIEIGAALTLSEAEHALAGRVPLLGALFPQFASRLIRNAATLGGNLGTGSPIGDAAPVLLALDATVVLASLDGEREVALAEYFTGYRQSVRAPGEIIRAVRLPVPLAPRTGFYKIAKRRFDDISAVAVAVAMRLDGDVVESVRIGLGGVASTPVRARRTEELLTGATWDPATAAEAAALLRTEGTPLDDHRASARYRAAMLEQALLKFYAEERPTAALEVVR comes from the coding sequence ATGGAGCGCATCCAGGTGACGGTCAACGGCCGGCCCCGCGTGGCCGCGTCCGTCTCCCCCCACACGCGCCTGCTGGACTGGCTGCGCCGCGAGGGCCTGACCGGCGCCAAGGAGGGCTGCGCCGAGGGCGAGTGCGGAGCGTGCGCCGTCCTGGTGGCCCGCCCCGACGGTCCAGGGCGTACCCGTTGGACCGCCCTGAACGCCTGTCTGCCACCGGTGCTGGCCTTCGACGGTCAGGAGATCATCACCGCCGAGGGTCTGGGCACCGCGCCCGGGACCGGCACGCGCGAGAACCTGCACCCGGTCCAGCGTGAGATGGCCGACCGGGGCGGTTCGCAGTGCGGCTACTGCACGCCCGGCTTCGTGTGCGCCATGGCCGCGGAGTACTACCGCCCGGACCGCTCCCCCGCCGACGACGGCACCGACGGCACCGAGGGCACTTACGCCCACCCCAGCACCGGCACCGCCGTCACCGGCATCGAGCACGCCGCCGACCACGAGCGCGGCCCGAACGGCTTCGACCTGCACGCCCTGAGCGGCAACCTGTGCCGGTGCACCGGGTACCGCCCGATCCGGGACGCCGCGTACGCGCTCGGCTCCCCCGACCCCACCGACCCGCTCGCCCAGCGCCACCAGCGCGGCGCCCCGCCCGTGCAGCACACGGTCGTGGCCGCCGACGGCGCCCAGTTCGTCCGGCCCGCGACCCTCGCCGAGCTGCTCCGGCGCCTCGCCGAGGAGCCGACGGCGCGGCTCGTGGCCGGCGCGACCGATCTCGGGGTCGAGGTCAACATCGGCCACGCACGCCCGGCCCTGGTGCTCGCCGTCGACCGTCTGGAGGAGCTGCGCACCCTTGACGTCGGCGCGGACCGGATCGAGATCGGCGCGGCGCTGACGCTCTCGGAGGCCGAGCACGCCCTGGCCGGCCGGGTGCCGCTGCTGGGCGCCCTCTTCCCGCAGTTCGCCTCGCGGCTCATCCGTAACGCCGCCACCCTCGGCGGCAACCTCGGCACCGGCTCCCCCATCGGCGACGCCGCCCCCGTGCTGCTGGCGCTCGATGCCACCGTGGTGCTCGCCTCCCTCGACGGGGAGCGTGAGGTGGCGCTGGCGGAGTACTTCACCGGCTACCGGCAGAGCGTCCGCGCCCCCGGGGAGATCATCCGGGCCGTGCGGCTGCCGGTGCCGCTCGCCCCGCGCACGGGCTTCTACAAGATCGCCAAGCGGCGCTTCGACGACATCTCCGCCGTCGCCGTCGCCGTCGCGATGCGGCTGGACGGCGACGTCGTCGAGTCCGTGCGGATCGGGCTGGGCGGGGTCGCGTCCACCCCGGTCCGGGCCCGCAGGACCGAGGAGCTGCTCACCGGGGCGACCTGGGACCCCGCGACCGCCGCCGAGGCCGCGGCGCTGCTGCGCACCGAGGGCACCCCGCTCGACGACCACCGCGCCAGCGCCCGGTACCGCGCGGCCATGCTCGAGCAGGCGCTGCTGAAGTTCTACGCCGAGGAGCGGCCGACCGCCGCGCTGGAGGTGGTCCGATGA
- the xdhB gene encoding xanthine dehydrogenase molybdopterin binding subunit, which yields MRSLAERPESPVVGVAVPHESAALHVTGAALYTDDLVGRAPGVLHAWPVQAPHAHARVATMRTAPALQVPGVVRVLTAADVPGINDAGIKGDEPLFPTEVMFYGHAVCWVLGETLEAARVGAERVEVEYAPLPSLLTLSEAIAAGSYQGAQPTVSRGDAAAGLTAAPHRFTGEFEFGGQEHFYLETHASLAHVDEGGQVFVQSSTQHPTETQEIVAHVLGLHSHEVTVQCVRMGGGFGGKEMQPHGFAAVAALGAVLTGRPVRVRLTRTQDITMTGKRHGFHASWEVGFDDDGHILALRATLTSDGGWSLDLSEPVLTRALCHIDNAYFVPDIEVHGRIAKTNKTSQTAFRGFGGPQGMLVLEDILGRCAPVLGIDPAELRRLNFYAPGQTTPYGQPVRHAERLVAIWDLLHERAEVERRRREIDAFNAAHRHLKRALAVTPVKFGISFNLTAFNQAGALVHVYKDGSVLVNHGGTEMGQGLHTKMLQVAATALGVPLDFVRLAPTRTDKVPNTSATAASSSTDLNGGAVKDACEQIRERLAEVAARRLNIHPDDVRFTAGKVTGIGFTDRVLTFAEVVRDAYFQRVPLFAAGFYRTEGLHWDADRMQGEPFKYFAYGAAASEVEVDGFTGAYRFVRTDIVHDVGDSLSPLIDLGQIEGGFVQGAGWLTLEELVWDVSDGERRGRLATQAASTYKLPSFSEMPEELHVHLFERATESGVVYGSKAVGEPPLMLAFSVREALRQAAGAFGPPGRAVELAGPATPEAVFWAVQAAREAGREATAERAAAPSQARADEPTGPPAPVRG from the coding sequence ATGAGGTCCCTCGCCGAGCGCCCCGAGAGCCCGGTCGTCGGCGTGGCCGTCCCGCACGAGAGCGCCGCCCTGCACGTCACCGGTGCCGCCCTGTACACCGACGACCTCGTCGGCCGCGCGCCCGGGGTGCTGCACGCGTGGCCGGTCCAGGCCCCGCACGCCCACGCCCGGGTCGCCACGATGCGCACCGCGCCCGCGCTTCAGGTGCCCGGGGTGGTGCGGGTCCTCACCGCGGCGGACGTCCCGGGTATCAACGACGCCGGCATCAAGGGCGACGAGCCGCTCTTCCCCACCGAGGTCATGTTCTACGGGCACGCGGTGTGCTGGGTGCTCGGCGAGACGCTCGAGGCGGCCCGGGTGGGCGCCGAGCGCGTGGAGGTGGAGTACGCGCCGCTGCCCTCGCTGCTGACCCTGAGCGAGGCGATCGCGGCGGGCAGCTACCAGGGCGCCCAGCCCACCGTCAGCCGCGGCGACGCCGCGGCCGGCTTGACGGCGGCCCCGCACCGCTTCACCGGCGAGTTCGAGTTCGGCGGCCAGGAGCACTTCTACCTCGAGACCCACGCCTCGCTCGCCCACGTGGACGAGGGCGGTCAGGTGTTCGTCCAGTCCAGCACCCAGCACCCCACCGAGACGCAGGAGATCGTCGCCCACGTGCTGGGCCTGCACAGCCACGAGGTCACTGTGCAGTGCGTGCGCATGGGCGGCGGGTTCGGCGGCAAGGAGATGCAGCCGCACGGTTTCGCCGCGGTCGCGGCGCTCGGCGCGGTGCTGACCGGGCGCCCGGTCCGGGTGCGGCTCACCCGCACCCAGGACATCACGATGACCGGCAAGCGGCACGGCTTCCACGCCAGCTGGGAGGTGGGCTTCGACGACGACGGCCACATCCTGGCGCTGCGGGCCACGCTGACCTCCGACGGCGGGTGGAGCCTCGACCTGTCCGAGCCGGTCCTCACGCGGGCGCTGTGCCACATCGACAACGCCTACTTCGTGCCGGACATCGAGGTCCACGGCCGCATCGCGAAGACGAACAAGACCTCCCAGACGGCGTTCCGCGGCTTTGGCGGTCCGCAGGGCATGCTCGTGCTGGAGGACATCCTGGGCCGGTGCGCGCCGGTGCTCGGGATCGACCCCGCCGAGCTGCGCCGTCTGAACTTCTACGCACCCGGCCAGACCACCCCGTACGGGCAGCCGGTCCGCCACGCAGAGCGGCTCGTGGCGATCTGGGACCTGCTGCACGAACGGGCCGAGGTGGAGCGCCGCCGTCGCGAGATCGACGCGTTCAACGCCGCGCACCGGCACCTCAAGCGGGCCCTGGCGGTGACGCCGGTGAAGTTCGGCATCTCGTTCAACCTCACCGCGTTCAACCAGGCCGGCGCGCTGGTGCACGTGTACAAGGACGGCTCGGTGCTCGTCAACCACGGCGGCACGGAGATGGGCCAGGGCCTGCACACCAAGATGCTCCAGGTCGCGGCCACCGCGCTCGGCGTGCCGCTGGACTTCGTCCGACTGGCGCCGACCCGGACCGACAAGGTGCCGAACACCTCGGCCACCGCCGCCAGCTCGAGCACCGACCTCAACGGCGGCGCCGTGAAGGACGCCTGCGAGCAGATCCGCGAGCGGCTCGCCGAGGTCGCCGCGCGCCGGCTCAACATCCACCCCGACGACGTCCGCTTCACCGCCGGGAAGGTGACGGGCATCGGCTTCACCGACCGTGTCCTGACCTTCGCGGAGGTCGTGCGCGACGCGTACTTCCAGCGCGTCCCCCTCTTCGCCGCCGGGTTCTACCGCACCGAGGGGCTGCACTGGGACGCCGACCGCATGCAGGGCGAACCGTTCAAGTACTTCGCGTACGGGGCGGCGGCCTCCGAGGTGGAGGTGGACGGGTTCACCGGGGCCTACCGCTTCGTGCGCACGGACATCGTCCACGACGTCGGCGACTCGCTGTCCCCGCTCATCGACCTCGGCCAGATCGAGGGCGGCTTCGTCCAGGGCGCCGGGTGGCTGACCCTGGAGGAGCTGGTCTGGGACGTCTCCGACGGCGAGCGGCGGGGCCGGCTGGCCACCCAGGCGGCCAGCACCTACAAGCTCCCGAGCTTCTCCGAGATGCCCGAGGAGCTTCACGTCCACCTCTTCGAGCGCGCCACCGAGAGCGGGGTCGTGTACGGGTCCAAGGCGGTCGGCGAGCCGCCCCTCATGCTCGCGTTCAGCGTCCGCGAGGCGCTACGCCAGGCGGCCGGCGCGTTCGGGCCGCCGGGTCGCGCCGTCGAGCTGGCCGGGCCGGCCACGCCCGAGGCAGTCTTCTGGGCGGTGCAGGCGGCCCGCGAGGCCGGCCGGGAGGCGACGGCGGAGCGCGCCGCCGCGCCCAGCCAGGCGCGGGCGGACGAGCCTACGGGCCCGCCGGCACCGGTGCGAGGCTGA
- the xdhC gene encoding xanthine dehydrogenase accessory protein XdhC, which produces MDWLAAVAHLREQACAGVLVTVTTVRGHAPREAGAKMVVAAEETWDSIGGGNLEATAVDRARAMLRDGATQPDTLLMALNEHATTEHGRQCCGGEVTVLLEPLPTRATVAVFGMGHVGHELARILSRLPLSLHLVDSRATPLSAERLADVAGPADVHVHHAPAPEVVLRGLPAGAQVYVMSHDHAEDLVLCDAALRRGDLSVGLIGSRAKWARFRVRLRAEGHDDAAVDSIRCPIGLPTVTGKSPAVIAIAVAAELVQTLSGTPTRLPPREMSSSPRPSAS; this is translated from the coding sequence ATGGACTGGCTGGCGGCAGTGGCGCACCTGCGGGAGCAGGCCTGCGCCGGCGTGCTCGTCACAGTGACCACCGTGCGCGGTCACGCGCCGCGCGAGGCCGGCGCCAAGATGGTGGTCGCCGCCGAGGAGACCTGGGACAGCATCGGCGGCGGCAACCTCGAGGCCACGGCGGTCGACCGGGCCCGGGCGATGCTCCGCGACGGCGCCACGCAGCCCGACACCCTGCTCATGGCCCTCAACGAGCACGCGACCACCGAGCACGGCCGGCAGTGCTGCGGCGGCGAGGTCACCGTGCTGCTCGAGCCGCTGCCCACGCGGGCCACGGTCGCGGTGTTCGGGATGGGGCACGTGGGCCACGAGCTGGCCCGGATCCTGTCCCGGCTGCCGCTGAGCCTGCACCTCGTGGACAGCAGGGCCACGCCGCTGAGCGCCGAGCGGCTCGCGGACGTCGCGGGGCCCGCCGACGTCCACGTGCACCACGCCCCGGCGCCTGAGGTGGTCCTGCGGGGCCTGCCCGCCGGGGCGCAGGTGTACGTCATGAGCCACGACCACGCCGAGGACCTCGTGCTGTGTGACGCGGCGCTGCGCCGCGGCGACCTGTCGGTGGGCCTGATCGGCTCACGGGCCAAATGGGCGCGGTTCCGGGTACGGCTGCGGGCGGAGGGTCACGACGACGCCGCCGTCGACTCGATCCGGTGCCCCATCGGGCTGCCCACGGTCACCGGCAAGTCCCCGGCGGTCATCGCGATCGCCGTGGCCGCCGAGCTCGTGCAGACGCTGTCAGGGACGCCGACCCGTCTCCCTCCGCGCGAGATGTCGAGTAGTCCCCGACCGAGCGCGTCGTAA